From one Triticum aestivum cultivar Chinese Spring chromosome 4B, IWGSC CS RefSeq v2.1, whole genome shotgun sequence genomic stretch:
- the LOC123091533 gene encoding elongation factor P: MAALRHLAGATHNHRIAANSSSLFDLQRPPSCLAAARPLSLAPLRSRFTRLYALSSNDIKVGFNLEVDGAPWKILEFLHVKPGKGAAFVRTKMRNYITGNTVEKTFRAGSTIQEASISKETKQFTYKDGSQFVFMDLTSFEESRLNESDVGDRQKWLKEGMDCTLLYWNGRIIDFDLPITVRLTVTEADPGQGDSAQGGTKPATLETGAVVNVPSFVDVGDDVLIDSRTGQYMSRA, from the exons ATGGCCGCCctccgccacctcgccggcgccacCCACAACCACCGCATCGCGGCCAACTCCTCCTCCCTCTTCGACCTCCAGCGGCCGCCTTCCTGCCTCGCCGCGGCGCGACCCCTCAGCCTCGCGCCCCTCCGCTCCCGCTTCACCC GGCTTTACGCGCTGTCCAGCAACGACATCAAGGTGGGGTTCAACCTGGAGGTGGACGGCGCGCCGTGGAAGATTCTTG AGTTTCTCCATGTCAAACCTGGAAAAGGTGCCGCTTTTGTGAGGACAAAAATGCGCAATTATATCACTGGCAACACAGTTGAGAAAACCTTTCGAGCTGGAAGTACG ATCCAGGAAGCTTCTATTTCAAAGGAAACCAAACAATTCACCTACAAGGATGGCTCCCAGTTTGTGTTCATGGATTTG ACGTCCTTTGAAGAGAGCCGCTTAAACGAGTCAGATGTTGGCGACAGGCAGAAGTGGTTGAAAGAAGGAATGGACTGCACTTTGTTATACTGGAATGGACGG ATCATTGATTTTGATCTTCCCATCACTGTTAGGCTGACCGTAACCGAGGCTGATCCAGGGCAAGGTGACAGTGCACAAG GAGGAACAAAGCCTGCAACTCTGGAAACAGGAGCTGTTGTCAATGTGCCGTCTTTCGTTGATGTAGGCGATGATGTCCTAATTGACTCGAGAACCGGGCAGTATATGAGCCGGGCATAG
- the LOC123091534 gene encoding vacuolar-sorting receptor 1, with protein MASPPPPLLLTLVWAAALLWCGGCDARFVVEKNSLRVTAPEALKGAYECAIGNFGVPQYGGTMVGVVAYPKANRKACKGFDDFDVSFKARPGALPTFLLVDRGDCYFTKKAWNAQNAGAAAILVADDRDEPLITMDTPEESGRVEYLENITIPSTLISKSFGDRLKKAIDNGEMVNVNLDWRESLPHPDERVEYEFWTNSNDECGPKCDSQIDFVKSFKGAAQILEKKGYTQFTPHYITWYCPEAYTLSKQCKSQCINHGRYCAPDPDQDFSKGYDGKDVVVQNLRQVCVYKVAKESKKPWLWWDYVTDFAVRCPMKEKKYTKECADGVVKSLGLDHKAIDKCIGDPDADEENPILKAEQDAQIGNGSRGDVTILPTLVINNRQYRGKLDKAAVLKALCAGFRETTEPAVCLSEDIQTNECLENNGGCWQDKAANITACKDTFRGKVCECPVVKGVKFVGDGYTHCEASGGGRCEINNGGCWKETMNGRTYSACTADSCKCPDGFKGDGIHECEDIDECKERTACQCKECNCKNTWGSYECGCSGGLLYMKEHDTCISKSTAAQVGWNFLWVVFFGLAATGIAGYAVYKYRIRRYMDSEIRAIMAQYMPLESQGEIPSNAHHIEM; from the exons ATggcgtccccgccgccgccgctgctgctaacgctggtgtgggcggcggcgcTCCTGTGGTGCGGCGGATGCGACGCGCGGTTCGTTGTGGAGAAGAACAGCCTCAGGGTGACGGCACCGGAGGCGCTCAAGGGCGCCTACGAGTGCGCCATCGGCAACTTCGGCGTGCCGCAGTACGGCGGCACTATGGTCGGCGTCGTGGCCTACCCCAAGGCCAACCGGAAGGCCTGCAAGGGGTTCGATGACTTCGATGTTTCCTTCAAGGCCAGGCCCGGGGCGCTGCCCACCTTCCTGCTCGTCGATAGGGGAG ATTGCTATTTCACAAAGAAGGCATGGAATGCGCAAAATGCAGGTGCAGCGGCGATCCTTGTTGCCGATGACAGGGATGAACCTTTAATCACGATGGACACGCCTGAAGAGAGTGGAAGGGTGGAATATTTAGAGAACATCACCATCCCCTCTACGCTAATATCCAAAAGCTTCGGGGATAGGCTCAAGAAAGCTATCGATAATGGAGAAATGGTTAATGTGAACTTGGATTGGAGGGAGTCTCTGCCCCACCCCGATGAACGTGTTGAGTATGAATTCTGGACTAACAGCAACGATGAATGTGGTCCAAAATGCGATAGCCAGATTGATTTCGTCAAGAGCTTTAAAGGAGCAGCCCAGATACTTGAGAAGAAGGGATACACACAGTTCACGCCTCATTACATTACATGGTATTGCCCGGAGGCCTACACTTTAAGTAAGCAGTGCAAATCCCAGTGTATCAACCATGGGAGGTATTGTGCACCTGATCCGGATCAGGATTTCAGCAAAGGGTATGATGGGAAAGATGTAGTGGTACAAAATTTACGACAAGTCTGTGTTTATAAAGTTGCCAAGGAGAGCAAGAAACCTTGGCTGTGGTGGGATTATGTGACTGATTTTGCAGTTCGGTGCCCAATGAAAGAAAAGAAGTACACCAAGGAATGTGCTGATGGAGTTGTCAAATCACTTG GCCTTGATCACAAAGCAATAGATAAATGTATTGGTGATCCAGATGCTGATGAAGAAAACCCTATTTTGAAAGCTGAACAGGATGCACAG ATTGGCAATGGCTCTCGTGGTGATGTCACCATCTTACCAACTCTTGTAATTAACAATAGACAATACAGAG GGAAACTCGACAAAGCAGCAGTTCTTAAAGCACTTTGTGCTGGATTTCGAGAAACTACCGAGCCAGCTGTTTGCTTGAGTGAAG ATATACAAACAAATGAGTGCTTGGAGAACAATGGTGGCTGTTGGCAAGACAAGGCTGCTAACATCACTGCTTGCAAG GACACTTTCCGTGGAAAAGTGTGTGAATGTCCAGTTGTGAAAGGTGTAAAATTCGTTGGTGATGGCTACACTCATTGTGAAG CTTCCGGAGGTGGGCGGTGTGAGATTAACAATGGAGGCTGTTGGAAAGAAACCATGAATGGCCGGACATACTCTGCTTGTACT GCTGATAGCTGTAAGTGCCCGGATGGGTTCAAAGGGGATGGAATCCACGAATGTGAAG ATATTGATGAATGCAAGGAAAGGACTGCATGCCAGTGTAAGGAATGCAACTGCAAGAACACATGGGGAAGTTATGAGTGCGGCTGCAGCGGAGGCTTGCTGTACATGAAGGAGCATGACACATGCATAA GCAAGAGTACAGCAGCACAGGTAGGCTGGAACTTCCTGTGGGTCGTCTTCTTCGGCCTGGCGGCAACAGGAATTGCAGGATATGCAGTGTACAAGTATCGGATCCGG AGGTACATGGATTCAGAGATCCGTGCCATCATGGCGCAGTACATGCCCCTTGAGAGTCAGGGAGAGATTCCCAGTAATGCTCACCATATTGAGATGTGA